From the Eleutherodactylus coqui strain aEleCoq1 chromosome 7, aEleCoq1.hap1, whole genome shotgun sequence genome, one window contains:
- the TMEM129 gene encoding E3 ubiquitin-protein ligase TM129 has product MESPAVTFTLAYVVFSVCFVFTPNEFHSAGITVQNLLSGWLGSEDVAFTQYHVRRTTATLLVHSLLPLGYYIGMCFAAPEKQLYYFYAVSDGWRIFALFAVILPTAAGFLALYWSRKRWTNHPLARALAHHALPHSDWRIVVFSINNEFRRIDKFATGVPGARVIVTDTWVMKVTTYKVYVAQQQDIHLTVTESTQHELSPDSNAPVQFITIRVASINPNVRPFDIRLNSAEYGELKEKLHAPIRNAANVVIHQTLGDMFLDTFRTLVEANNVYEPQSNLELEPCIGCMQTNANVKLVKYCNEPNEGECQQCYCRPMWCLTCMGKWFASRQDQQHPETWLSSKVPCPTCRAKFCIVDVCHIR; this is encoded by the exons ATGGAGAGTCCGGCGGTGACGTTTACTCTGGCGTACGTGGTGTTCTCCGTCTGCTTCGTCTTCACCCCTAATGAGTTCCACTCGGCCGGCATTACCGTGCAGAACCTGCTGTCCGGCTGGCTGGGGAGTGAGGACGTGGCGTTCACCCAGTACCATGTCCGGAGGACCACAGCCACCCTGCTGGTGCACAGCCTGCTGCCCCTGG GTTATTACATAGGAATGTGCTTCGCTGCTCCAGAAAAACAGCTGTACTACTTCTACGCGGTGAGCGACGGCTGGAGGATCTTCGCCTTGTTTGCGGTCATCCTTCcgaccgccgctggcttccttgCCCTCTACTGGTCTCGGAAGAGGTGGACCAATCACCCGCTGGCGAGGGCGCTGGCTCATCACGCCCTGCCGCACTCTGATTGGAGGATCGTGGTCTTCTCCATAAACAATGAGTTTCGAAGAATTGATAAATTTGCAACTGGGGTGCCCGGGGCGCGGGTTATTGTCACCGACACGTGGGTGATGAAGGTCACCACCTACAAGGTGTACGTGGCGCAGCAGCAGGACATTCATCTGACCGTAACCGAGTCCACTCAGCATGAGCTGTCGCCGGACTCCAACGCCCCTGTGCAGTTCATTACCATACGGGTGGCAAGCATTAACCCCAACGTCAGGCCTTTTGACATCAg ATTGAACTCGGCAGAATATGGAGAGCTGAAGGAGAAGCTTCACGCACCCATCCGAAACGCGGCCAACGTCGTCATACATCAGACCTTAGGCGACATGTTCTTGGATACGTTCCGCACTCTGGTGGAAGCCAACAATGTCTACGAGCCGCAGAGCAATCTG GAACTAGAGCCTTGTATTGGCTGCATGCAGACCAACGCCAACGTCAAGCTGGTGAAGTACTGCAACGAGCCCAACGAAGGAGAGTGTCAGCAATGCTACTGCCGGCCCATGTGGTGCCTAACCTGCATGGGCAAGTGGTTCGCAAGCCGCCAGGACCAGCAGCATCCAGAGACCTGGCTGTCCAGCAAGGTGCCTTGCCCCACCTGCCGAGCTAAATTCTGTATAGTGGACGTGTGCCATATACGCTGA
- the TACC3 gene encoding transforming acidic coiled-coil-containing protein 3, with amino-acid sequence MSLQIFNDENFGSDLRAETCDFLCTPPDSGRPSILRPSQKDNLPPKSALKSMKVTFQTPRRDPQTRKIVTPKVANKQDGMFTLDDCAQALDQLHLGSTCTEYLNVTSEPTTLPEDEIPLNSMGAYAIDFDKLDEINPFKSANKMMNSPLKTEPLPYDIAEPPTRDVTEPPACDAAKPPADLEVQSLSEASDTMFADQAVDLLKVSPLNADSPVTVQLALRSDDPSSKTSLDDTVPLMEDSSSAPPEVSNMAGGDDVDKNTPTATESVSVATTAAEVVQNPTDVDASTLLLDVPNSPPLPKASYSFDPDHIDAIDPFNTGGSKLQNSPKKPVPENGGDPKGEPLKLEFDFGGGDAPVRKPPPKKLGKRPGVKPLLKKPALPKVAAPEKPKEQDSSKPTESEEDLIVPKASYNFDWDKFDDPNFNPFGSGGSKITGSPKAVKTGDDAPCARKEDGPQKADADKPLEKPSETVEEDKSVSSENIEKTLAQPTEADVESQIVSTGEVAQKVEDVVNTVTEETCVPEPLLTEDKSLEKFDIPISSVLPSDFGLPDTEFNATLQTDFRPAYEFDFKPATEFGFGQPIEIDYLENFGSSSFKESALRKQSLYLKFDPLLRESPKKSSPASAELMCCEPLQRSSQLFGSFPEPSFPVIPCLKNEEKPKGLDLLGSFPVSDNTPLIPDPTNPVPTPDPFLLPADVGAIVEMLKYSQKDMDAAIERVRLEVQEKELEVSEWKNKHQNLYLEYVEMGKIVAEFESTITQMLEDSQKQKELNKLELQKVTQEKQQVQADLNSMEKSFSDLFKRLEKQKDVLEGYRKNEEALKKCVEDYLARIKKEEQRYQALKAHAEEKLNWANEEIAQVRSKAKSEATALQAMLRKEQMKTQSLERTLEQKTKENDELTKICDDLIVKMEKI; translated from the exons ATGAGTCTGCAGATATTTAATGATGAGAACTTTGGGAGCGACCTAAGAGCGGAGACGTGTGACTTCCTGTGCACCCCTCCGGACAGCGGCAGGCCCTCTATACTGCGTCCTTCCCAGAAAGACAATCTGCCACCGAAGAGCGCGCTGAAGAGCATGAAG GTGACTTTTCAGACGCCTAGAAGGGATCCGCAGACTCGCAAGATCGTAACTCCCAAGGTGGCGAACAAACAAGACGGCATGTTCACGCTGGACGACTGCGCTCAGGCGCTGGATCAGCTGCATCTGGGCTCAACGTG TACGGAGTACCTAAACGTTACCAGCGAGCCCACAACCCTTCCCGAGGATGAAATTCCTCTAAATAGCATGGGAGCGTATGCGATTGATTTTGACAAACTGGATGAAATCAATCCATTCAAAAGCGCTAATAAAATGATGAATTCACCTCTGAAAACAGAGCCTCTACCATATGACATCGCTGAGCCGCCAACTCGTGACGTCACTGAGCCTCCAGCATGTGATGCTGCGAAGCCCCCTGCTGACTTGGAGGTGCAAAGCTTGTCGGAGGCGTCTGACACGATGTTTGCAGATCAAGCTGTGGACTTATTGAAGGTTAGCCCGTTAAATGCCGATTCCCCAGTCACTGTACAGCTCGCCCTCAGAAGTGACGACCCGTCCAGTAAAACTTCTCTAGATGACACTGTTCCTCTGATGGAAGATTCTAGCTCTGCGCCACCAGAGGTGTCAAATATGGCTGGAGGTGATGATGTGGATAAGAATACTCCAACGGCGACTGAATCCGTTAGTGTGGCCACCACTGCTGCAGAAGTGGTACAAAACCCTACTGATGTCGATGCCAGTACTTTACTACTTGACGTTCCAAATTCTCCTCCGCTCCCAAAGGCCTCTTACAGTTTTGACCCTGACCACATTGATGCCATTGATCCATTTAATACCGGAGGTTCAAAGCTGCAAAATTCTCCAAAGAAACCAGTTCCAGAAAATGGAGGAGACCCTAAAGGTGAGCCATTGAAGTTGGAGTTTGACTTTGGGGGTGGAGATGCCCCTGTTAGAAAACCACCACCCAAAAAGTTGGGGAAGCGCCCCGGTGTCAAACCTTTGCTCAAGAAACCAGCCTTGCCCAAGGTAGCTGCACCCGAGAAACCGAAGGAACAAGATTCTTCCAAACCCACAGAATCTGAAGAAGACCTCATCGTTCCTAAAGCTTCATACAACTTTGATTGGGACAAGTTTGATGATCCCAACTTTAATCCTTTTGGAAGTGGAGGGTCCAAGATTACTGGCTCTCCTAAAGCGGTGAAAACTGGTGATGACGCGCCATGTGCCAGGAAAGAGGATGGGCCACAAAAAGCAGATGCTGATAAACCTTTGGAGAAGCCGAGTGAAACGGTTGAAGAGGACAAATCAGTGTCCTCAGAAAACATTGAGAA GACTCTTGCGCAACCCACTGAAGCGGATGTGGAGTCCCAAATTGTAAGCACAGGAGAGGTCGCCCAGAAG GTTGAAGATGTTGTGAATACAGTCACAGAGGAAACCTGTGTTCCTGAACCTTTACTGACTGAAGACAAGTCCCTTGAAAAGTTTGACATCCCGATATCCAGTGTCCTGCCCAGTGATTTCGGATTACCAGACACAGAATTCAATGCTACCCTTCAGACTGACTTCAGACCAGCGTATGAGTTTGACTTCAAGCCTGCTACTGAAT TTGGATTTGGTCAACCGATAGAAATTGACTATTTGGAGAACTTTGGCTCTTCCTCG ttcAAAGAATCTGCTCTCCGAAAGCAATCCCTCTACCTGAAATTTGATCCTCTATTGAGAGAATCGCCCAAGAAGTCGTCTCCTGCGAGCGCGGAGCTCATGTGCTGTGAACCGCTGCAGCGCAG CTCACAGCTCTTTGGCTCTTTTCCTGAACCATCATTTCCTGTCATTCCTTGCCTTAAAAATGAGGAAAAGCCTAAAGGACTTGATCTCCTCGGGAGTTTTCCTGTCTCT GACAACACTCCCTTAATTCCAGACCCTACAAACCCTGTGCCGACCCCGGACCCTTTCCTGCTGCCGGCTGATGTGGGGGCAATCGTTGAAATGCTTAAATATAGCCAGAAGGACATGGATGCAGCAATAGAGCGAGTCAGGCTGGAG gtTCAAGAAAAAGAGCTGGAAGTCTCAGAGTGGAAGAATAAACACCAAAACCTTTACTTGGAATATGTTGAAATGGG GAAAATAGTTGCCGAGTTTGAGAGCACGATCACACAAATGCTGG aGGATTCTCAAAAACAAAAGGAACTGAACAAACTGGAACTGCAAAAAGTAACTCAGGAGAAGCAGCAGGTGCAGGCGGATCTCAATTCTATGGAGAAATCCTTCTCGGACCTCTTTAAAAGGTTGGAGAAGCAAAAGGATGTTCTGGAAGGATATCGCAAG AATGAAGAGGCCCTGAAGAAATGTGTTGAAGATTATCTTGCAAGGATAAAGAAAGAAGAGCAACGCTATCAGGCCCTCAAGGCCCATGCAGAGGAGAAGTTGAATTG